The Actinomycetota bacterium genome includes a window with the following:
- a CDS encoding 4Fe-4S dicluster domain-containing protein: MKRVYTKEEACIGCRLCEVHCLTEHSRSKNIIKAHKKEFPRALSRVLVEELRPVSFAVQCRHCDEPVCVEACITGAITKDESGKVVHDEEKCVGCWTCVLVCPHGAPRRDLERRKVAKCDLCPDRETPACVEMCPNRALVYEER; this comes from the coding sequence ATGAAACGAGTCTATACGAAAGAAGAGGCGTGTATCGGCTGCAGGCTGTGCGAAGTCCACTGCCTGACCGAGCATTCCCGTTCGAAGAACATAATAAAAGCGCATAAAAAAGAATTTCCGCGGGCGCTCTCGCGCGTGCTCGTCGAGGAGCTGCGGCCGGTATCATTCGCGGTACAGTGCCGCCACTGCGACGAGCCGGTCTGTGTCGAAGCATGCATAACCGGCGCCATCACGAAGGACGAGAGCGGCAAAGTCGTCCACGATGAAGAGAAATGTGTCGGTTGCTGGACGTGCGTGCTGGTCTGCCCCCACGGAGCCCCGCGTCGCGACCTCGAAAGAAGAAAGGTCGCCAAATGCGACCTCTGTCCCGATAGAGAAACCCCGGCCTGCGTCGAGATGTGTCCGAACAGGGCCTTAGTGTACGAGGAGAGGTAG
- a CDS encoding NAD(P)/FAD-dependent oxidoreductase: MSYVIIGNSVAAVGAIEAIRRIDKEMPITVISDEPYAVYSRPLISELLAGQVKEEMMGYRAPDFYERHSVEAKLGTRVVSIDSKKKTVKTEAGEEIGYNKLLIATGGTPFVPPMKGLELGRVMTFIKMDDAKRIEEMLPELKHVVVIGAGLIGLKAAESLHHRGVKVTVVELADRVMATVLDVEAGKVVQDALENAGVDIITGDTVDEILGDNAGLVNGVKMKSGEALDCDAVIVAIGVVPNAAFAKESGVNVNRGIITDDHMRTNLPDVYAAGDVTEGLDYLSGDNRVMPIWPNAYIQGKIAGFNMAGEDREFTGGLAVNSIELFGVPVVTAGMSNADSDDLEVLKKSEGYTYRKIVLRDNEIVGAVLVGNIDRAGLVTGLIRERVDISEMRERLLADDFGYIDFPVELRKERLGVAL, translated from the coding sequence GTGAGTTACGTAATCATCGGTAACTCGGTGGCCGCCGTCGGCGCCATCGAGGCAATCCGCAGGATAGACAAGGAAATGCCCATAACGGTCATCTCGGACGAGCCGTACGCGGTCTACTCGCGCCCGCTCATCTCCGAGTTGCTCGCGGGCCAGGTCAAGGAAGAGATGATGGGCTACCGGGCGCCCGACTTTTACGAGCGCCACAGTGTCGAGGCGAAGCTCGGCACGCGCGTCGTATCTATCGATTCCAAGAAAAAGACGGTCAAGACCGAGGCGGGCGAGGAGATTGGCTACAACAAGCTCCTTATCGCCACCGGCGGCACCCCGTTCGTACCGCCGATGAAGGGCCTCGAACTCGGTCGGGTCATGACCTTTATTAAGATGGACGACGCGAAAAGAATTGAAGAGATGTTGCCCGAGTTGAAGCACGTCGTCGTCATCGGCGCGGGGCTTATCGGCCTCAAAGCGGCGGAGAGCCTCCATCATCGCGGCGTCAAAGTCACCGTAGTTGAGCTTGCCGATCGCGTTATGGCGACGGTACTCGATGTCGAGGCCGGCAAGGTCGTCCAGGACGCGCTCGAAAACGCGGGCGTCGACATCATCACGGGAGACACCGTCGATGAGATTCTCGGCGATAACGCCGGCCTGGTAAACGGCGTCAAGATGAAGAGCGGCGAGGCTCTCGACTGCGACGCGGTCATCGTGGCGATTGGTGTTGTACCCAATGCGGCGTTCGCCAAAGAGAGCGGCGTCAACGTCAACAGGGGCATCATCACCGACGATCACATGAGGACCAACCTCCCCGATGTCTACGCGGCCGGTGACGTAACCGAGGGATTGGATTATTTGAGCGGCGACAACCGCGTTATGCCCATCTGGCCGAACGCGTACATCCAGGGTAAGATAGCCGGTTTCAATATGGCCGGCGAGGACCGCGAGTTCACCGGCGGCTTAGCCGTCAACTCGATAGAGCTTTTCGGCGTACCGGTCGTCACGGCGGGCATGTCGAATGCGGACTCGGACGACCTCGAAGTGTTGAAGAAGAGCGAGGGTTACACATACCGTAAAATCGTCTTGCGGGATAATGAAATTGTCGGGGCGGTACTGGTCGGCAATATCGACCGCGCCGGCCTGGTAACGGGTCTTATCCGCGAGCGGGTAGACATAAGCGAGATGCGCGAGCGCTTGCTTGCGGACGATTTCGGGTACATCGACTTCCCCGTCGAATTAAGGAAAGAAAGGCTGGGTGTGGCTCTATGA
- a CDS encoding response regulator transcription factor: MTTVSITTKNMAVKERLQVDLTALGYSIGTPTTEVADVCIVDEENLERLPKDPRSVIIALVTASARNHLDSSLKILLEADDIIVIDYDLDELALRLRLAQSRHGAVEADVEIDDNVLQENGIAINFETYEVWLDGRTIDLTFKEYELLKCLMTHKGRVYSRNQLLNDVWGYDYYGGARTVDVHIRRLRSKLGRYESLVETVRNVGYRFKR; encoded by the coding sequence ATGACGACCGTATCGATTACCACGAAGAACATGGCAGTTAAAGAGAGGCTTCAGGTCGACCTTACGGCCTTGGGCTACTCGATCGGTACACCGACGACCGAAGTCGCCGACGTATGCATTGTCGATGAAGAAAACCTGGAACGCTTACCCAAAGACCCGCGCTCCGTCATCATCGCGCTCGTCACGGCGAGCGCGCGCAACCACCTCGACAGTTCGCTCAAAATCCTTCTCGAAGCCGACGACATAATCGTGATCGATTATGACCTGGACGAGTTAGCGCTTAGGTTGCGGCTGGCGCAGTCGAGGCATGGCGCGGTCGAAGCCGATGTCGAAATCGACGATAACGTTCTCCAAGAGAACGGTATCGCGATCAACTTCGAAACCTACGAGGTCTGGCTCGATGGAAGAACCATCGATCTTACCTTCAAAGAATACGAGCTTCTTAAATGTTTGATGACGCACAAAGGGCGAGTCTACTCGAGAAACCAGCTCTTAAACGATGTCTGGGGCTACGACTACTATGGGGGAGCGAGAACGGTCGACGTGCATATCAGGCGATTGAGGTCGAAGCTTGGCCGGTACGAGTCCCTAGTCGAGACGGTTCGCAACGTCGGCTACCGGTTCAAGCGATAG
- a CDS encoding glutamine synthetase — MRGCCFVKKDQEYVLKQVKDKNVRFIRFWFTDVLGFLKSFSVTPAELELAFEEGMGFDGSSIEGFTRIEESDMIAKPDPSTFTLLPWSKEVNVAKVMCDIEKPDGTPFEGDPRNVLKTQLKRAADMGYTMYVGPELEFFYFKDSNGTEVLDRGGYFDLTPLDLATPYRRDTIFALESMGITVEYSHHEVAPSQHEIDLRYADALSMSDNVMAYRLAVKEIAHEHGVYATFMPKPIFGQNGSGMHVHQSLFKGDSNAFFDANDEYHLSDVAKGYIAGILKHAPEMTIVLNQWVNSYKRLVPGYEAPVYVCWSRRNRSALVRVPMYKPGKEAATRIELRSPDPACNPYLAFAVMLAAGLEGIEKGYKLAPEANNNIYEMTETERSDAGIGSLPADLHEAIKLAESSEFLRGALGDHVYEYFLRNKRAEWDAYKMQVTEYELNRYLSIL, encoded by the coding sequence GTGAGAGGGTGTTGTTTTGTGAAGAAAGATCAAGAGTATGTCCTGAAGCAAGTAAAGGACAAAAATGTCAGGTTCATCCGGTTCTGGTTTACCGATGTGTTGGGCTTTTTGAAGAGCTTCTCGGTGACCCCGGCCGAGCTGGAGCTGGCGTTCGAGGAGGGCATGGGCTTTGACGGCTCGTCAATCGAGGGCTTTACGCGCATCGAAGAGTCGGACATGATAGCCAAGCCGGACCCGAGCACCTTTACGCTCTTGCCGTGGTCGAAAGAGGTAAATGTCGCTAAAGTCATGTGCGATATCGAGAAACCCGACGGCACGCCTTTCGAGGGCGACCCGAGAAACGTGCTCAAGACCCAGCTTAAAAGGGCCGCCGACATGGGCTATACCATGTATGTCGGCCCGGAACTCGAGTTCTTCTATTTCAAGGACTCGAACGGGACCGAAGTATTGGATAGGGGCGGCTACTTCGATTTAACCCCGCTCGACCTGGCTACTCCTTACCGCAGGGACACGATATTCGCGCTGGAGAGCATGGGTATTACCGTCGAGTACTCGCATCACGAGGTGGCCCCGAGCCAGCATGAGATAGATTTGCGCTACGCCGATGCGCTCTCGATGTCGGACAATGTCATGGCGTATCGCCTGGCGGTAAAAGAAATCGCACATGAGCACGGCGTCTATGCGACCTTTATGCCGAAACCCATTTTCGGACAGAACGGGAGCGGCATGCACGTCCACCAGTCGCTCTTTAAGGGAGACTCGAACGCGTTCTTCGACGCGAACGATGAATATCATCTTTCGGATGTCGCCAAGGGCTATATCGCGGGTATCTTGAAGCACGCGCCCGAGATGACCATAGTATTGAACCAATGGGTAAACAGCTACAAGCGCCTTGTTCCGGGTTATGAGGCGCCGGTCTATGTCTGCTGGAGCCGCCGGAACAGAAGCGCCCTGGTACGCGTCCCGATGTACAAACCGGGCAAAGAAGCCGCTACCCGCATCGAGCTGAGAAGCCCGGACCCGGCCTGCAACCCGTATCTTGCCTTCGCGGTTATGCTCGCAGCCGGCCTGGAGGGCATCGAAAAAGGCTACAAACTCGCGCCCGAGGCCAATAATAACATCTACGAGATGACCGAAACCGAGCGCTCGGATGCCGGTATCGGCTCGCTCCCGGCGGACTTGCACGAAGCGATCAAACTCGCGGAGAGCAGTGAATTCCTGCGCGGCGCACTCGGCGACCATGTCTACGAGTACTTCTTGAGGAACAAGAGGGCGGAGTGGGATGCCTACAAGATGCAGGTTACCGAGTATGAATTGAACAGGTATCTGTCGATACTCTAA
- the nadE gene encoding NAD(+) synthase, whose translation MSDFNPRLEEERIVGWLKEQAVAAGVEGAVFGLSGGIDSAVVAAICRKAFGPAVLGVILPCHSEPTDVEHAMLVAEAFGTPVKLIKLDGVYDSLLDLLDPDAASQGGRDLAVSNLKPRLRMISLYFQANRLNYFVVGTGNRSEITVGYYTKHGDGGVDILPIAHLVKERVRALAEHLGVPREVIDKPPSAGLWGGQTDEAEMGITYEQLDRYILTGDAINEVKERIEKMKSASEHKRRVPPTLEA comes from the coding sequence TTGAGTGATTTCAATCCACGGCTCGAAGAAGAACGGATTGTCGGGTGGTTAAAAGAACAGGCCGTTGCGGCGGGCGTCGAGGGCGCGGTCTTCGGTTTAAGCGGGGGCATCGACTCCGCGGTAGTCGCGGCTATCTGTAGAAAAGCGTTTGGCCCCGCTGTTCTCGGCGTCATCCTGCCATGTCACAGCGAGCCGACCGACGTCGAGCACGCGATGCTCGTAGCCGAGGCTTTCGGCACACCGGTAAAACTGATAAAGCTGGATGGCGTCTACGACTCGCTCCTGGACCTTCTCGACCCGGATGCCGCGTCGCAAGGCGGGCGCGACCTTGCCGTCAGCAATCTCAAACCTCGTCTACGCATGATATCACTGTATTTTCAGGCAAATCGCCTCAATTATTTTGTGGTGGGCACCGGGAATAGGAGCGAGATAACGGTTGGTTACTATACGAAGCACGGCGATGGCGGTGTCGATATATTGCCAATCGCCCATCTGGTTAAAGAGCGGGTGAGAGCGCTTGCGGAACACCTGGGAGTACCGAGGGAAGTAATCGATAAGCCCCCATCGGCAGGTTTATGGGGCGGTCAGACCGACGAGGCGGAGATGGGTATCACCTATGAGCAACTAGACCGCTATATATTAACTGGAGACGCTATAAATGAAGTAAAAGAGCGTATAGAAAAGATGAAAAGCGCGAGCGAGCATAAACGCCGCGTGCCGCCGACCCTTGAAGCTTAA
- a CDS encoding FMN-binding glutamate synthase family protein gives MNLQRPNANDATGTTNRSRSVVPGSGLCTRCEDGCRGNCEVFKASFRGREVIYPGPYGTVTAGADKDYPIDYSHLNIMGYAFGAKGLPAGVAGDPDNSLFPMVGTETEFGVDNKVKMRVPVFTGALGSTDIARRNWEHFAAGAAIAGISLVCGENVCGIDPQAEFKNGKVTESPEMRRRVETYKKWHEGYGDMIVQLNVEDTRFGVAEYVLDKLGVETIELKWGQGAKCIGGEIKIDSLERALDLQGRGYLITPDPSVEANQAAFKDGALKQFERHSRLGFIDEEDFIKEVERIRGLGAKRVTLKTGAYPMRELAMALKWASAAKLDLVTIDGAPGGTGMSPWRMMEEWGVPTFYLQCMTYELAERLRQNGAFVPDLAMAGGFSTEDHIFKVISMGAPYFKAVCMGRALMIPGMVGKNIGLWLQEGAASLPKAVAKFGSTREEIFVNYEELIAKYGRAAVDNMPAGAIAIYTFADKLKVGLQQLMAGSRNYTVPSITRDDLMALTEDAAQISGIPFVMDAYREEAMRIIDGK, from the coding sequence ATGAATTTACAACGTCCAAACGCCAACGACGCGACGGGCACCACTAACCGCTCGCGCAGCGTCGTTCCCGGCTCGGGCCTTTGCACGCGCTGCGAAGACGGCTGCCGGGGCAACTGCGAGGTATTTAAAGCCTCGTTCCGCGGAAGAGAAGTAATCTATCCGGGCCCCTATGGTACAGTCACCGCCGGAGCCGACAAGGATTATCCAATCGACTACTCCCACCTCAATATCATGGGATATGCCTTCGGGGCGAAAGGCTTGCCCGCGGGTGTGGCAGGCGACCCGGACAACAGCCTCTTCCCCATGGTCGGCACCGAGACCGAGTTTGGTGTCGACAATAAGGTCAAGATGCGCGTGCCGGTCTTTACCGGAGCGCTCGGCTCGACCGATATCGCCCGCCGCAATTGGGAACATTTCGCGGCCGGAGCCGCAATCGCGGGTATCAGCCTCGTATGCGGTGAGAACGTCTGCGGTATCGACCCGCAAGCCGAATTCAAGAACGGCAAAGTAACCGAGTCTCCCGAGATGCGCCGCCGCGTCGAAACCTACAAGAAATGGCATGAGGGCTACGGCGACATGATAGTCCAGCTCAACGTAGAGGATACGCGTTTCGGCGTGGCCGAGTACGTTCTGGACAAGCTCGGCGTCGAGACTATCGAGCTTAAGTGGGGCCAGGGCGCCAAGTGTATCGGCGGCGAGATTAAAATCGACTCGCTGGAGCGCGCGCTCGACCTGCAGGGGCGCGGCTACCTCATAACGCCGGACCCGTCGGTCGAAGCGAACCAAGCCGCTTTTAAAGACGGCGCCCTCAAGCAATTCGAGAGGCATTCCCGTCTCGGCTTTATCGATGAGGAAGACTTTATAAAAGAGGTCGAAAGGATAAGGGGCCTCGGCGCAAAACGCGTTACACTCAAGACCGGCGCGTATCCGATGCGCGAGCTTGCTATGGCGCTGAAGTGGGCGTCTGCCGCGAAACTCGACCTCGTTACCATCGACGGCGCGCCGGGCGGCACCGGCATGAGCCCGTGGCGCATGATGGAAGAGTGGGGCGTGCCTACCTTCTATCTCCAGTGCATGACCTACGAGCTGGCCGAGAGACTTCGCCAAAACGGTGCTTTCGTGCCCGACCTCGCCATGGCCGGCGGCTTCTCGACCGAAGACCACATCTTTAAAGTCATCTCCATGGGCGCGCCGTACTTCAAGGCGGTCTGCATGGGCAGGGCGCTGATGATTCCGGGTATGGTCGGCAAAAACATCGGCCTCTGGTTACAGGAGGGCGCGGCGAGCCTACCGAAAGCAGTCGCGAAGTTCGGTAGCACCCGTGAAGAGATCTTCGTCAACTACGAAGAGCTTATCGCAAAATACGGGCGCGCCGCCGTCGACAACATGCCGGCGGGCGCTATCGCCATCTATACCTTTGCGGACAAGCTCAAAGTCGGCCTCCAACAACTCATGGCCGGCAGCAGGAACTACACGGTTCCGAGCATAACCAGGGACGACCTTATGGCTTTGACCGAAGATGCGGCTCAAATCTCCGGTATCCCGTTTGTAATGGACGCCTACCGCGAAGAAGCGATGAGAATCATCGACGGAAAATAG
- a CDS encoding DUF128 domain-containing protein codes for MHEIERKSVTILDILSKEKEPLGAGIISKRLKSFGIDLSERAVRYHLQLMDERGLTEVRGKEGRLLTARGKEELSNALVADKLGLVITKIDTLSFMADLNLAEKTGRVILNVTLMPQEVLDEALAIMKDTFAAKLGISDLVAIATEGEFIGSIEVPPGTVAFGTICSITLNSIFLQAGIPVDSKFGGILQFDKGEPLRFTELITYAGTTIDPLEIFIASKMTSVREVALTGSGKILASFREIPAVAADKSRALLGMLEESGFYGILRFGRPGQAILETGVNPGRMGLVVMGGLNPLAALEESGIKTDSKAMSTLIDFDKLVNFWNL; via the coding sequence ATGCACGAAATCGAAAGAAAATCGGTGACGATTCTAGATATCTTATCAAAGGAAAAAGAACCGCTTGGGGCAGGCATTATTTCTAAGCGGCTCAAGTCGTTCGGTATCGACCTTAGCGAGCGAGCAGTCCGGTATCATCTCCAATTGATGGATGAACGGGGACTGACCGAAGTCCGTGGGAAAGAGGGGCGACTCCTGACGGCGAGAGGTAAAGAAGAGCTGTCCAACGCCCTCGTCGCCGACAAACTCGGCTTGGTAATCACCAAAATCGACACCCTCTCTTTCATGGCGGATTTAAATCTTGCGGAGAAGACCGGTCGAGTAATCTTAAATGTGACGTTGATGCCGCAAGAGGTCTTAGACGAAGCGCTCGCCATCATGAAGGACACCTTCGCCGCGAAGCTCGGCATCAGCGACCTCGTCGCCATCGCGACCGAAGGCGAGTTTATAGGCTCTATCGAGGTCCCGCCCGGCACGGTAGCTTTCGGCACGATTTGCAGCATAACGCTTAACAGCATATTTCTTCAGGCGGGTATTCCCGTCGATTCAAAGTTCGGCGGCATCCTCCAGTTCGACAAGGGGGAGCCGTTACGTTTTACCGAGTTGATAACCTATGCGGGTACGACCATCGACCCGCTGGAGATATTTATCGCCAGCAAGATGACCTCGGTCCGGGAGGTCGCCCTCACGGGCAGCGGCAAGATACTGGCGAGTTTCCGCGAAATACCGGCGGTCGCCGCCGACAAATCGAGGGCACTCCTCGGGATGCTGGAGGAGTCCGGCTTCTATGGTATTTTGCGCTTCGGACGTCCCGGACAAGCCATACTCGAGACCGGGGTCAACCCCGGCCGGATGGGCTTGGTCGTCATGGGCGGTCTTAATCCCCTGGCCGCCCTAGAAGAGTCGGGGATTAAAACCGACAGCAAGGCTATGAGCACGCTTATCGACTTCGATAAGCTGGTCAATTTTTGGAATCTCTAA
- a CDS encoding PucR family transcriptional regulator ligand-binding domain-containing protein: MLTIEQVLKAASFQNAELLTRFDPDAPAVDSVTVGEVPDIANWLTGGEMVLTTLFSAREAGIDKFDIVESIIEGPAGALVVKLGRFVDALPPEIIELANERKFPIISLSSEVRWTNVIKDVSRLLGQEELAKLTWLETIRRQFGRINAGDGGLLSVAKTLAGLTGHAVVIEDLFGGVFAESPVSGELPAGHTNTPVFLQLGKDSGRFHIEQNISAGSFLYYEIAGRKAGGVRKLVFELDDGHDRCGYLVVIIDEDDGAPAAVEMRLLAIDKAVEAANIELSRMRASLDAEMRLMGNLFSMLTSGNLTHEQAVSRASFLRIDLTHGFIVCVVDLVHAAHDSADEGTQRSIERISERAVSIVKRIVDVDFPGSLVALDSKRVHLLLIPVSGQEARARAKLVGATVGKAAQALRDSLPMVTFKIGASAYHDNAAEIHVAHAEAVTAALIASATARADGIGNFSELGLYKLLLHLSSSHPEEARKFYLDTLGPVEEYDRKREGGLLGTLEAFFDARENINETAAQLFTHRHTIRYRLQRIAELSGHDPFDPDSREILRVAVKMRRLFLNRHFG, encoded by the coding sequence ATGCTTACCATCGAACAAGTTCTAAAAGCCGCATCCTTTCAAAACGCGGAGCTTCTGACCCGCTTCGACCCCGATGCGCCCGCCGTCGATTCGGTTACGGTGGGGGAGGTGCCCGATATCGCCAACTGGTTGACCGGCGGCGAGATGGTGTTGACCACGCTTTTTTCGGCGCGGGAGGCCGGTATCGATAAATTCGATATCGTCGAGAGCATCATCGAGGGTCCTGCCGGGGCGCTCGTCGTCAAGCTCGGCAGGTTCGTCGATGCGTTGCCGCCGGAGATAATCGAGCTGGCCAACGAGCGGAAGTTCCCCATCATCTCATTGTCGTCGGAGGTTCGCTGGACTAACGTTATCAAAGATGTCTCACGCCTATTGGGCCAGGAGGAACTTGCGAAGCTGACCTGGCTCGAGACGATACGTCGGCAGTTTGGGCGGATAAACGCGGGCGACGGCGGGTTGCTCTCGGTCGCGAAGACGCTCGCCGGCTTGACCGGGCATGCCGTCGTTATCGAAGACCTGTTTGGCGGTGTTTTCGCAGAGAGTCCGGTCTCTGGGGAATTGCCCGCGGGACACACAAATACGCCGGTATTTTTGCAGCTCGGCAAAGACTCGGGTCGCTTCCATATCGAGCAGAACATCTCGGCCGGCTCGTTTCTTTATTATGAGATAGCCGGGCGCAAAGCGGGGGGTGTTCGCAAACTCGTATTCGAACTCGACGACGGGCACGACCGCTGCGGCTATCTCGTCGTCATCATAGACGAAGACGACGGGGCGCCGGCCGCCGTCGAGATGCGCTTGCTCGCCATCGACAAGGCGGTCGAGGCCGCCAACATCGAACTCTCGAGGATGAGGGCTTCGCTCGACGCCGAGATGCGCTTGATGGGTAACCTCTTCTCGATGCTGACGAGCGGTAATCTCACGCATGAGCAGGCGGTGAGCAGGGCTTCGTTTTTGCGGATAGACCTAACGCATGGCTTTATCGTCTGTGTGGTCGACTTGGTCCACGCTGCGCACGATTCGGCCGACGAAGGGACTCAGCGCAGCATCGAGCGGATAAGCGAGCGCGCCGTCAGTATCGTAAAACGAATCGTCGACGTCGATTTCCCGGGTTCGCTCGTCGCGCTCGACAGCAAGAGGGTCCATCTCTTGCTGATACCGGTGAGCGGGCAGGAGGCCCGCGCTCGCGCGAAGTTGGTCGGCGCGACGGTCGGTAAAGCGGCGCAGGCGTTGCGGGACTCTCTGCCGATGGTGACATTTAAAATCGGAGCGAGCGCCTATCACGATAACGCCGCCGAAATCCATGTCGCGCACGCCGAGGCCGTCACCGCCGCGCTTATCGCCTCGGCAACGGCGCGGGCCGACGGCATCGGCAATTTCAGCGAACTCGGCCTCTATAAACTACTTCTTCACCTCAGCAGCTCGCACCCGGAGGAGGCGCGCAAGTTTTATCTCGATACGCTCGGGCCGGTCGAGGAGTATGACCGTAAGCGCGAGGGCGGTCTCCTCGGCACGCTCGAGGCCTTCTTCGACGCGCGCGAAAACATCAACGAGACAGCCGCGCAGCTCTTTACCCATCGCCACACGATACGTTACCGGCTGCAGAGGATTGCCGAGTTGTCCGGCCACGACCCGTTCGACCCCGACAGCCGCGAAATCCTGCGCGTGGCGGTCAAAATGCGACGGCTTTTCTTAAACCGTCATTTTGGTTAG
- a CDS encoding acyltransferase, translated as MSQSKSMPEEAVEHRVLHFDSMRSIAILIILIYHLPGYSLNFYDLNTIGIGIDLSVFREFSKYFGLGLFIFISGYLSNLKGRGFADTDAVKEYILRKAVKIFPLYYLALVLFYYFYDVKEPIRITTHILGLQLIFASQFVKPTPTLWFIGLIVIYYAIYVFIKADKIGDLTKVLALALFPLIVVAVHEMFGVMDLRIVLYYGVFLLGLYSGNHDILKTVSWPQLVVAVLSFTAFIVIRDDYTFALAPFSSLSSFLTVNALMVLFIGVTYKGCLFIPDKTELKRIVEIVSYSSFCMFLFHRPVWSWMHDTLGKMRIDNEVMVAIILATIGIPAIVAFSYSIQHLYDRIVSAQ; from the coding sequence GTGTCGCAGAGCAAGTCAATGCCGGAGGAAGCAGTAGAGCACAGAGTCCTACATTTCGATTCGATGCGGTCTATCGCCATACTTATAATACTTATATACCACCTACCCGGATACAGCCTTAATTTCTATGATTTAAACACAATCGGCATCGGTATCGACCTCTCTGTCTTCAGGGAATTTAGCAAGTATTTCGGGCTCGGTCTTTTCATCTTTATTTCGGGGTATTTGTCCAACCTCAAGGGAAGGGGTTTTGCCGATACGGACGCGGTTAAAGAGTATATATTGCGGAAGGCCGTTAAGATATTTCCATTGTATTATCTCGCGCTCGTCCTATTTTATTACTTTTATGATGTCAAAGAGCCCATAAGGATAACCACGCATATCCTGGGGCTCCAACTTATTTTTGCGTCGCAATTCGTCAAGCCTACTCCTACGTTATGGTTTATCGGCTTAATCGTAATCTATTATGCGATATACGTATTTATCAAGGCAGATAAAATCGGCGACCTTACTAAGGTGCTCGCACTGGCGTTATTTCCCCTTATCGTAGTCGCTGTTCACGAGATGTTCGGTGTGATGGATTTAAGAATAGTCCTTTATTACGGGGTATTCCTGTTGGGCCTATACAGCGGGAACCACGATATATTAAAAACGGTAAGTTGGCCTCAGTTGGTTGTCGCGGTGTTGAGTTTTACGGCGTTCATAGTGATTCGCGATGACTATACGTTTGCGCTCGCCCCGTTTTCGTCGCTAAGCTCGTTCCTGACCGTCAACGCGCTCATGGTTCTTTTCATAGGGGTCACCTATAAAGGCTGTCTTTTCATTCCAGACAAGACTGAACTCAAGAGAATAGTCGAAATAGTCTCGTATTCTTCATTTTGCATGTTTTTGTTCCACCGTCCCGTATGGTCGTGGATGCACGACACTCTGGGAAAAATGCGGATAGACAACGAAGTTATGGTGGCGATTATTCTTGCAACTATCGGCATACCCGCGATTGTTGCGTTTTCGTACTCGATTCAACATCTCTACGATAGAATCGTTTCCGCGCAGTAA